The Sporomusa termitida genome has a window encoding:
- a CDS encoding arginase family protein, with amino-acid sequence MIHIPAAEVIGTGDWNVIKKLDVFMKSTKHIYITICADVFSTAFAPGVSAAQPLGLHPEDVLKYLKHIFRSKKVIGFDIAEVSPRFDHDSTTASLAKVLIFSVVNTICSMQGLSR; translated from the coding sequence GTGATTCACATACCGGCGGCGGAGGTCATTGGTACAGGCGACTGGAATGTAATTAAAAAGCTGGATGTATTCATGAAATCAACCAAGCATATCTACATAACCATATGTGCTGATGTTTTTTCCACAGCCTTCGCCCCTGGCGTCAGTGCCGCCCAGCCGCTGGGATTGCATCCCGAAGATGTTTTAAAATATCTTAAACATATCTTTCGTTCGAAAAAAGTAATTGGCTTTGATATTGCCGAAGTATCACCAAGGTTTGATCATGACAGCACAACTGCCAGTCTGGCAAAAGTGTTGATCTTCTCAGTAGTGAACACAATTTGCAGTATGCAAGGGCTTTCCCGGTAA